One genomic segment of Gossypium arboreum isolate Shixiya-1 chromosome 3, ASM2569848v2, whole genome shotgun sequence includes these proteins:
- the LOC108465286 gene encoding mitogen-activated protein kinase homolog D5, protein MEGGGPPQAADTEMAEAAQQQPQHHQQHPPQVAAGLENIPATLSHGGRFIQYNIFGNIFEVTAKYKPPIMPIGKGAYGIVCSALNSETNEHVALKKIANAFDNKIDAKRTLREIKLLRHMDHENVVAIRDIIPPPQRECFNDVYIAYELMDTDLHQIIRSNQALSEEHCQYFLYQILRGLKYIHSANVLHRDLKPSNLLLNANCDLKICDFGLARVTSESDFMTEYVVTRWYRPPELLLNSSDYTAAIDVWSVGCIFMELMDRKPLFPGRDHVHQLRLLMELIGTPSEAELEFLNENAKRYIRQLPLYRRQSFTEKFPNVHPLAIDLVEKMLTFDPRQRITVEDALAHPYLTSLHDISDEPVCMTPFSFDFEQHALTEEQMKELIYREALAFNPEYLQQ, encoded by the exons ATGGAAGGCGGAGGACCACCACAGGCGGCGGACACCGAGATGGCAGAAGCAGCTCAGCAACAGCCACAACACCACCAGCAACATCCGCCTCAGGTGGCCGCTGGCCTGGAAAATATTCCGGCCACTCTAAGCCACGGCGGTAGGTTTATTCAGTATAACATCTTTGGTAACATTTTCGAGGTCACTGCTAAATATAAACCACCTATTATGCCTATCGGTAAAGGCGCTTACGGCATCGTTTG TTCCGCATTGAATTCCGAGACAAATGAACACGTTGCGTTAAAGAAGATAGCGAACGCATTTGATAACAAGATTGATGCGAAGAGAACTCTTCGTGAGATCAAGCTGCTTCGTCACATGGATCATGAAAAC GTTGTTGCAATCAGGGATATAATTCCACCACCTCAAAGGGAATGCTTTAATGATGTTTATATTGCGTACGAGCTGATGGACACTGACCTGCATCAGATAATCCGTTCTAATCAAGCTTTATCTGAAGAGCATTGTCAG TATTTCCTCTATCAGATCTTACGTGGGCTGAAGTATATACACTCTGCAAATGTTCTACACAGGGACTTGAAACCTAGCAACCTTCTCCTGAATGCTAATTGTGACTTGAAAATATGTGATTTTGGACTCGCTCGTGTCACCTCTGAAAGTGATTTTATGACTGAATATGTTGTTACAAGATGGTACCGTCCACCTGAACTGTTGCTAAACTCTTCAGACTATACTGCAGCCATTGATGTATGGTCAGTGGGTTGCATTTTTATGGAATTGATGGATCGAAAGCCATTATTTCCTGGAAGAGATCATGTGCATCAGCTTCGATTACTTATGGAA CTGATTGGCACCCCATCAGAGGCTGAGTTGGAGTTTTTAAATGAGAATGCTAAGAGATATATTCGACAACTTCCTCTTTATCGTCGACAATCTTTCACTGAAAAGTTTCCAAATGTCCACCCTTTAGCTATTGATCTTGTTGAAAAGATGTTAACATTTGATCCCAGACAAAGGATTACTG TCGAGGACGCACTTGCTCATCCCTATCTAACGTCACTGCATGACATAAGTGATGAACCTGTATGCATGACCCCCTTTAGCTTCGACTTCGAGCAGCATGCATTAACCGAGGAGCAGATGAAGGAGCTGATATATCGGGAGGCACTTGCATTCAACCCAGAATATCTGCAGCAGTGA